The Setaria italica strain Yugu1 chromosome IX, Setaria_italica_v2.0, whole genome shotgun sequence genome has a window encoding:
- the LOC101762296 gene encoding guanosine nucleotide diphosphate dissociation inhibitor At5g09550: MDEEYDVIVLGTGLKECIISGLLSVEGLKVLHMDRNDYYGGESSSLNLTKLWKRFKGNDSPPEHLGVSKEYNVDMVPKFMMANGALVRVLIHTSVTKYLNFKAVDGSFVYNNGKIHKVPATDVEALKSNLMGLFEKRRARKFFIYVQDYDEEDPKSHEGLDLTKVTTREVISKYGLEDDTVDFIGHALALHRDDSYLDEPALDTVKRMKLYAESLARFQGGSPYIYPLYGLGELPQAFARLSAVYGGTYMLNKPECKVEFDESGKAYGVTSEGETAKCKKVVCDPSYLPEKVKKVGRVARAICIMKHPIPDTKDSHSVQIILPKKQLKRKSDMYVFCCSYAHNVAPKGKFIAFVSTEAETDKPEIELKPGIDLLGPVEETFFDIYDRYEPINNPEEDSCFLTNSYDASTHFETTVKDVLSLYNKITGKELDLSVDLNAASATEQEAA; this comes from the exons ATGGATGAGGAGTACGACGTGATCGTGCTGGGGACGGGGCTCAAGGAATGCATCATCAGCGGCCTCCTCTCCGTCGAAGGCCTCAAG GTTCTCCACATGGATAGGAACGACTACTATGGAGGAGAATCTTCATCCCTGAATCTGACCAAG CTCTGGAAGAGATTCAAAGGCAATGACAGCCCTCCTGAACATCTGGGTGTCAGCAAGGAATACAATGTCGACATGGTACCCAAG TTCATGATGGCAAACGGTGCACTGGTTCGTGTCCTGATCCACACCAGTGTTACAAAGTATCTAAACTTCAAGGCCGTCGACGGCAGCTTTGTGTACAACAATGGGAAG ATCCACAAAGTCCCTGCCACAGATGTTGAGGCCTTGAAGTCTAACCTGATGGGCCTGTTCGAGAAGCGCCGTGCTAGGAAGTTCTTCATATACGTGCAGGATTACGATGAGGAGGACCCCAAATCGCACGAGGGCCTGGATTTGACCAAGGTTACGACAAGGGAAGTTATCTC CAAATATGGATTGGAGGATGATACAGTAGACTTTATTGGGCATGCGTTAGCGCTTCATCGGGATGACAGCTATCTGGATGAGCCTGCACTTGACACTGTCAAGCGAATGAAG CTTTATGCAGAATCACTGGCTCGCTTCCAAGGCGGGTCCCCATACATCTATCCTCTATATGGTTTAGGAGAACTCCCTCAG GCTTTTGCCCGTCTGAGCGCTGTTTACGGTGGCACGTACATGCTGAACAAGCCAGAATGCAAG GTTGAGTTTGATGAGAGTGGCAAAGCATACGGTGTGACTTCTGAAGGAGAGACTGCAAAATGCAAGAAGGTTGTCTGCGATCCATCGTACTTGCCTGAAAAG GTGAAAAAGGTTGGAAGGGTGGCGCGTGCGATATGCATCATGAAGCATCCTATCCCCGACACCAAGGATTCACACTCCGTGCAGATCATCCTCCCAAAGAAACAGCTAAAGCGCAAATCAGACAT GTACGTGTTCTGTTGCTCTTACGCTCATAATGTTGCACCGAAAGGCAAATTCATCGCTTTCGTCTCGACTGAAGCTGAGACTGACAAGCCCGAGATCGAGCTGAAACCCGGGATCGATCTGCTCGGCCCTGTGGAGGAGACATTCTTCGACATCTATGACAGATATGAACCAATTAACAATCCTGAGGAGGATAGTTGTTTCTTGACAAAT AGCTACGATGCTAG